In the Oreochromis aureus strain Israel breed Guangdong linkage group 14, ZZ_aureus, whole genome shotgun sequence genome, one interval contains:
- the LOC116320372 gene encoding uncharacterized protein LOC116320372: MATCYRQVQTCRQTRRGSSENLHQATTDMARAQTIQSAGETPAGGNSSVPCHNTCRVELPCPLHTWPGMLNSTTTTPSSSGTSSGAIHIHHYHHHHHHLQPMQALYVSYPLSYSHPDDHDDPRVHQQLPAASPPDRRDLRCRGAPAPGDISGERSDSSRRELQQPSSRLRPQSNMLPRNERPSWASPRRRAPVGEAVQEQEIRRVANQLRTIGDELNVTLLRRAHGGPHWHDFRDVCRGLLSFITQTLSTLYRLT; this comes from the exons ATGGCCACCTGTTACCGTCAGGTTCAGACCTGCAGACAGACTCGCCGCGGATCTTCAGAAAACCTCCACCAA GCTACAACTGACATGGCCAGAGCACAGACCATACAGAGCGCTGGAGAAACCCCTGCTGGAGGAAACTCCTCTGTTCCATGTCACAACACCTGCCGAGTGGAGCTGCCTTGCCCCCTCCACACCTGGCCTGGGATGCTCAATAGTACGACCaccaccccctcctcctccgGGACCAGCTCTGGTGCCATACACATCCACCACTatcaccatcaccaccatcacctGCAGCCCATGCAGGCTCTCTATGTGTCGTACCCGCTGTCGTACTCCCACCCAGACGACCACGACGACCCCCGAGTTCACCAGCAGTTACCTGCAGCATCGCCTCCCGACCGGAGGGATTTGAGGTGCAGAGGTGCACCTGCACCCGGTGACATCTCAGGAGAACGTTCag ACTCGAGCAGACGGGAGCTCCAGCAGCCCTCCAGCCGTCTGCGACCTCAGTCTAACATGTTGCCCCGAAATGAGCGGCCATCCTGGGCTTCGCCTCGCCGCAGAGCTCCTGTGGGAGAAGCAGTGCAGGAACAGGAGATCAGGAGGGTGGCGAACCAGCTGAGGACAATTGGAGATGAGCTGAACGTCACGCTCCTCCGTAGAGCG CACGGCGGCCCTCACTGGCACGACTTCAGAGACGTCTGCCGAGGACTCCTCAGCTTCATCACCCAGACTCTCAGCACTCTCTACAGGCTCACATAG